A part of Thermocrinis albus DSM 14484 genomic DNA contains:
- a CDS encoding Ni/Fe hydrogenase — translation MKVVWLQRLTCCGNTHSFLNYPYMETLLERVEFLFHPSFSLEGEEEKITSLLEKDVEIDLLIVEGAVMEEDRSLLELANRARWVMAVGNCAVYGNIPAINNSHVSGLSFRFTEKGGPLKDFVSKGGLPVINISGCPAHPEWICGTMLMLAEGVVPSLDEWNRPKAYYSDLTHWGCVRNEYFEWKVEPSWLGSPKGCLFYKFGCRGPMTHSTCNRILWNGVSSKTRAGTPCFGCTEYNFPKVGLWETKTLAGIPAELPIGVSKRGYIMLAGVAKMFAPERLKDDS, via the coding sequence ATGAAGGTTGTATGGCTACAAAGACTTACCTGCTGTGGCAACACCCACTCCTTTCTCAATTATCCCTATATGGAAACTCTCCTGGAAAGGGTGGAGTTCCTCTTCCACCCTTCCTTCTCCTTAGAGGGTGAGGAGGAAAAGATCACCTCTCTCTTGGAAAAGGATGTAGAAATAGACCTTCTCATCGTGGAAGGTGCCGTGATGGAGGAAGACAGATCCCTGTTAGAACTGGCAAACAGAGCAAGGTGGGTCATGGCGGTGGGTAACTGTGCCGTTTATGGGAACATACCTGCCATAAACAACTCTCACGTGAGTGGTTTATCTTTCAGATTTACAGAAAAAGGTGGACCCCTTAAGGACTTTGTATCCAAGGGTGGACTTCCTGTCATAAACATCTCCGGTTGTCCAGCTCATCCTGAGTGGATATGTGGTACCATGCTGATGTTGGCAGAAGGTGTTGTTCCATCCCTGGATGAATGGAACAGACCAAAGGCGTACTACTCTGACCTTACTCACTGGGGCTGTGTCCGTAACGAGTACTTTGAATGGAAAGTAGAACCTAGCTGGCTAGGTTCACCCAAAGGATGTCTGTTCTACAAGTTTGGGTGTAGGGGACCCATGACCCATTCTACCTGTAACAGGATTTTATGGAACGGTGTAAGTTCTAAAACGAGGGCAGGAACACCGTGTTTTGGGTGTACAGAGTACAACTTTCCAAAAGTTGGGCTTTGGGAAACTAAAACCCTTGCTGGAATACCTGCCGAACTACCCATAGGTGTCTCTAAGAGAGGGTACATAATGCTGGCAGGAGTAGCCAAGATGTTTGCACCTGAAAGACTGAAGGATGATAGTTAG
- a CDS encoding hydrogenase small subunit encodes METVWDLFRRRGYSRREFLSFVSVTASLLALPANLLMSFGRALELREKPVVIWLEFQDCAGCSESFIRSTSVMPSDVLLDFISLEYHETLMVPSGIYAEQAKEDAIKKYRGRYILIVEGALTPAEDGVYCTVGGKANHHLLREAIDGAKWIVAVGSCACWGGIPAAYPNPTGAVPISDLVEGKTVVHLPGCPPIGDVLVATLVHLIAFERLPELDSMGRPKVFYGQTIHDRCYRRSFYSAGKFASGLDDDGARKGYCLYKVGCKGPITRNACATIRWNGGLSFPIQSGHPCFGCSEPNFWDRGFIYKPLSAMPDGFGPKGMLGALAVGTLVGAGVAYMNKKQAKKGGK; translated from the coding sequence ATGGAGACCGTGTGGGATCTCTTTCGTAGAAGGGGCTATTCGAGAAGGGAGTTTTTGAGTTTTGTGTCAGTAACAGCTTCCCTCCTTGCGTTACCAGCAAATCTGTTGATGTCCTTTGGTCGTGCGTTGGAACTTAGGGAGAAACCCGTGGTGATCTGGTTGGAGTTTCAGGACTGCGCAGGTTGTTCTGAATCCTTCATAAGGTCCACATCGGTGATGCCCTCTGACGTTCTTCTCGATTTCATATCCCTGGAGTATCACGAAACGCTCATGGTGCCTTCCGGTATTTACGCAGAACAAGCGAAGGAAGATGCTATAAAAAAATACCGTGGCCGATACATACTTATAGTGGAAGGTGCCCTAACACCAGCTGAAGATGGAGTCTACTGTACTGTAGGTGGAAAGGCGAACCATCACCTTTTACGTGAGGCTATTGATGGTGCAAAGTGGATTGTAGCTGTTGGTAGCTGTGCCTGTTGGGGTGGTATCCCTGCCGCATATCCTAACCCTACTGGGGCGGTTCCCATCTCCGATTTGGTGGAGGGGAAAACCGTTGTCCATCTACCAGGCTGTCCTCCTATAGGGGACGTTCTCGTGGCGACTCTGGTACATCTCATAGCTTTTGAGCGCCTGCCAGAGCTGGACAGTATGGGTAGACCTAAAGTTTTCTACGGACAGACGATACACGATAGATGCTACAGGAGATCCTTTTACAGTGCAGGGAAGTTTGCCAGCGGTTTGGATGATGATGGAGCAAGGAAGGGATACTGTCTTTACAAGGTTGGATGTAAGGGGCCTATAACGAGGAATGCTTGTGCCACCATAAGGTGGAACGGGGGACTTAGCTTCCCGATACAGTCGGGACATCCATGTTTTGGCTGTTCGGAACCCAACTTCTGGGACAGAGGTTTCATCTACAAACCCCTTTCCGCAATGCCAGATGGTTTTGGACCTAAAGGAATGCTGGGGGCTCTTGCTGTAGGAACGCTGGTAGGTGCAGGAGTAGCCTATATGAATAAGAAGCAAGCGAAGAAGGGAGGTAAGTGA
- a CDS encoding nickel-dependent hydrogenase large subunit translates to MKRLVIDPVTRIEGHLRIEAEIKDGVVQKAYSSGTMVRGIEIILRGRDPREAWALAQRICGVCTTVHAIASVRAVEDALQWKIPQNASLIRKLMIGTLFVHDHVVHFYHLHSLDWVNPVEALKADPQTTSQLAKSISSYEKASPAYFAEVQKKLKQQVERKQLGIFSRGYWDHPQYKLPPEVNLLLIAHYLDALNWQTKIVQVHTIFGGKNPHPNFVVGGMPSPINPDSDSAINMEKLNRVASLVKEMQSFVEEVYLPDLLLLAKYYRDWFFIGEGLGNFLVMGEPMWDIHRDNVWFIPPGFVRGRNLKDVEDVDIMEIKESIAHSWYTYTSGDNSSLHPWEGETNLKYTGPKPPYDLLNVDGKYSWLKAPRYKGYSVEVGPLARVLILMARDMYGIGERVKEILGKLDLPEKAMFSTMGRTLARGIETELYASSMETWLKQLVDNIKRGDTKVFEEGRWDPSTWPKEAKGVGIMEAPRGSLSHWIHIKEGKIANYQAVVPTTWNGSPRDEKGQPSAYEAAIVGHTVHNPEEPLEILRTIHSFDPCLACAVHFIEKLAG, encoded by the coding sequence ATGAAGAGATTGGTGATAGATCCTGTGACCAGAATAGAGGGCCATCTTAGGATAGAAGCGGAGATAAAAGACGGTGTTGTACAAAAGGCCTACAGCTCTGGAACTATGGTAAGGGGTATAGAGATAATACTGAGGGGAAGAGATCCACGTGAAGCATGGGCACTGGCACAGAGGATATGTGGTGTTTGTACCACGGTGCATGCCATTGCATCTGTCAGGGCTGTGGAGGATGCTTTACAGTGGAAGATACCACAGAACGCTTCTCTCATCAGAAAGCTTATGATAGGCACCCTATTTGTTCACGACCATGTGGTACACTTCTACCATCTCCACTCCCTTGACTGGGTTAATCCCGTAGAGGCGTTAAAGGCTGATCCACAGACTACATCACAGCTGGCGAAGAGCATTTCCAGTTATGAGAAAGCTAGTCCTGCTTACTTTGCGGAGGTGCAAAAGAAGTTAAAACAACAGGTTGAGAGGAAACAGTTGGGGATCTTTTCTAGGGGATACTGGGACCATCCCCAGTACAAACTTCCCCCCGAGGTGAACCTTCTTCTCATAGCCCATTATCTGGATGCCCTCAACTGGCAGACCAAGATAGTACAGGTTCACACCATCTTCGGCGGTAAAAATCCACACCCTAACTTTGTGGTAGGTGGTATGCCTTCACCCATTAATCCTGACAGTGATAGTGCCATCAATATGGAAAAACTAAACAGGGTGGCTAGTCTAGTAAAGGAAATGCAGAGCTTCGTTGAAGAAGTTTATCTGCCAGATCTACTTTTGCTGGCCAAATACTACAGGGATTGGTTCTTCATAGGTGAAGGGTTGGGTAACTTCTTGGTTATGGGGGAACCTATGTGGGATATTCACAGGGATAACGTATGGTTCATACCACCGGGTTTCGTAAGGGGCAGGAATCTTAAGGATGTCGAAGATGTGGATATAATGGAGATAAAGGAAAGTATCGCTCATAGCTGGTATACCTACACATCTGGTGATAACAGTTCCTTGCATCCTTGGGAAGGTGAGACGAACCTCAAGTACACTGGCCCAAAACCGCCTTACGATCTGTTGAACGTAGATGGTAAGTACTCATGGTTGAAGGCTCCACGCTATAAGGGCTACTCCGTTGAGGTGGGACCGCTGGCACGGGTGCTTATACTCATGGCCAGGGATATGTACGGGATAGGTGAGAGGGTAAAGGAAATACTAGGCAAACTTGATCTGCCGGAGAAGGCTATGTTCTCAACGATGGGCAGGACGTTGGCGAGGGGTATAGAAACAGAACTCTACGCAAGCAGCATGGAAACGTGGTTGAAGCAGTTAGTAGATAATATAAAGCGCGGTGATACAAAGGTATTTGAAGAAGGAAGATGGGATCCATCTACATGGCCGAAAGAAGCAAAGGGTGTCGGTATAATGGAAGCTCCAAGAGGATCCTTATCTCACTGGATCCACATAAAGGAGGGTAAGATAGCCAATTACCAGGCGGTGGTTCCAACCACGTGGAACGGTAGCCCTCGTGATGAGAAGGGGCAACCTTCCGCTTACGAAGCGGCTATCGTTGGTCATACGGTTCACAATCCGGAGGAACCCTTGGAGATTTTGAGAACTATACACTCCTTTGATCCGTGTCTTGCCTGTGCTGTGCATTTTATAGAAAAACTTGCGGGCTAA
- the hypF gene encoding carbamoyltransferase HypF, which produces MYAQYAQPIRLRVHLNGTVQGVGFRPFVFKLAKSLNLKGFVINDSSGVTIEVEGDRSSLDEFLIRLHTEKPALAHIYSQEVEYLEPVGYEDFEIRESQEEGKKEVLILPDIATCDQCLEEVFDRNNRRFMYPFTNCTNCGPRFTIIERLPYDRPNTSMRVFSMCPDCLREYEDPNDRRFHAQPNACPHCGPYVSLYDCSGRLLATHQEALELTVKALMDGRIVAVKGIGGFHLMCSAVNEETVRTLRERKRRQEKPFAVMFRDIHQVLLYAEPDPLEIALLLSPQRPIVLVKGKGGLAPSVAPGLKKIGAFLPYSPLHHILLSSLNVPVIATSGNMSDEPIVKDNHEALCKLSHFADLILLHNRDIVRRCDDSVIKVVGGVPLPIRRSRGYAPLPITLPKRLNKKVLAVGGMLKNTFALAWDDKVIMSQHVGDVENYETLKNFEDMVKDLMRLYEFVPEVVVCDLHPRYETTRWAHEFSTTNGIPLVKVQHHYAHILSCMAENGITEPVLGIAWDGTGYGDDNTLWGGEFLLCRYGSYKRVFHFRQFRLLGGEKAVKEPARVALAILLDVLGEEVLNRDLPTVRYFDSKSLEKLYIMYKRGINSPFSSSAGRLLDAVSSLLNLRHRVSYEGQAAMMLEDMYDPLVKDHYPYILENGLIDWRPIFLALLEDRSGKGPSRFINTLAHICKDVAQTVGLERVCLSGGVMQNDPLVSRIKELLTEEGFKVFTHQKVPAGDGGLCLGQVASLLEPFPIQL; this is translated from the coding sequence ATGTATGCTCAGTATGCACAACCCATTAGACTGAGAGTACACCTAAATGGGACCGTGCAGGGGGTGGGCTTCAGACCCTTTGTGTTCAAACTAGCCAAAAGTCTTAACCTAAAGGGTTTTGTGATAAACGACTCATCAGGTGTAACTATAGAGGTAGAAGGTGACAGGTCCTCTTTGGATGAGTTTCTCATCAGACTTCACACCGAAAAGCCAGCACTGGCTCATATCTACTCCCAGGAGGTGGAGTATCTGGAACCGGTTGGATACGAGGACTTTGAGATAAGAGAAAGTCAGGAAGAGGGGAAAAAGGAGGTCCTCATTCTTCCTGATATAGCGACGTGTGATCAATGCCTGGAGGAAGTTTTCGACAGGAACAACAGAAGGTTTATGTATCCTTTTACTAACTGCACCAACTGTGGACCACGGTTCACCATCATAGAGCGCTTGCCTTACGACAGACCTAACACCAGTATGCGTGTCTTCAGCATGTGTCCAGACTGTCTGCGAGAGTACGAGGACCCCAATGACAGACGTTTTCACGCACAACCCAACGCATGTCCACACTGTGGTCCTTACGTGAGCCTCTACGATTGCTCAGGGAGGCTTTTGGCAACCCATCAAGAGGCATTGGAACTAACGGTAAAGGCACTTATGGACGGTAGAATAGTAGCGGTAAAGGGAATAGGAGGTTTCCACCTTATGTGTAGTGCCGTCAACGAAGAGACGGTACGTACCCTCAGGGAAAGGAAGAGAAGACAGGAGAAACCTTTTGCCGTTATGTTCAGAGACATTCATCAGGTTTTACTCTACGCCGAACCTGATCCCTTAGAGATAGCCCTTCTACTGTCACCACAGAGACCCATAGTCTTGGTAAAGGGAAAAGGTGGTCTTGCCCCTTCGGTGGCACCAGGCTTGAAGAAAATAGGCGCTTTTCTCCCTTACTCACCCCTTCATCATATCCTCTTGTCTTCTTTAAACGTTCCTGTTATAGCCACATCAGGTAACATGTCCGACGAGCCTATAGTTAAGGATAACCACGAAGCTCTCTGTAAACTTTCCCACTTTGCTGATCTGATCCTATTACACAACAGGGATATCGTCAGGAGATGTGATGATTCGGTGATCAAGGTGGTGGGTGGTGTACCTTTACCCATCAGACGTTCCAGAGGTTACGCTCCTTTACCTATAACGTTGCCTAAAAGACTCAACAAGAAGGTTCTTGCGGTGGGTGGCATGTTGAAGAACACCTTTGCCCTCGCATGGGACGATAAAGTGATAATGAGCCAGCACGTTGGTGATGTGGAGAACTATGAGACCTTGAAAAACTTTGAGGATATGGTAAAGGACTTGATGCGTCTCTACGAGTTTGTACCCGAGGTGGTGGTATGTGATCTTCATCCGCGATACGAAACAACCCGTTGGGCTCACGAGTTTTCCACTACTAATGGAATACCCCTGGTAAAAGTACAGCACCACTACGCCCATATCCTCTCCTGTATGGCTGAGAATGGTATCACGGAACCAGTACTGGGAATAGCGTGGGATGGTACAGGTTACGGTGATGATAACACTCTGTGGGGAGGAGAGTTTTTACTGTGTAGGTACGGCTCTTACAAAAGAGTGTTTCACTTCAGGCAGTTCAGGCTTTTGGGAGGTGAAAAAGCTGTGAAGGAACCGGCCCGTGTCGCCCTCGCCATACTACTGGATGTGCTGGGAGAGGAGGTGTTAAACAGAGATCTTCCCACCGTAAGATACTTTGACTCCAAGAGTTTGGAGAAGCTGTACATAATGTATAAGAGGGGTATAAACTCACCCTTCTCCTCCTCTGCGGGAAGATTGCTGGACGCTGTTTCATCTCTTTTGAACTTAAGACATAGGGTAAGCTACGAGGGGCAGGCGGCCATGATGCTGGAAGACATGTACGATCCTCTTGTGAAGGATCACTACCCATACATTCTGGAGAACGGCCTCATAGACTGGAGACCCATCTTCTTGGCATTACTGGAAGACAGGAGTGGAAAGGGACCCTCACGGTTCATAAACACTTTGGCCCATATCTGCAAAGATGTAGCCCAGACAGTAGGGCTGGAAAGGGTCTGCCTTTCGGGTGGTGTTATGCAGAACGATCCTCTGGTAAGCAGGATAAAAGAACTCCTTACGGAGGAAGGATTTAAAGTCTTCACTCACCAAAAAGTACCTGCAGGGGATGGAGGACTGTGTCTGGGTCAGGTAGCGTCACTGTTGGAACCGTTTCCTATACAGCTGTGA
- a CDS encoding (Fe-S)-binding protein, whose amino-acid sequence MMKVEKTEEIGEREARLFYEFCVASINAEVAAYLESCVRCGLCAEACLFYMGENISGKIDPTLTPAYKADLLREIYKENFTLWGRIKKTLGMGVKIDEKELKEQVKLAFYTCTMCDRCTKVCPMGIDTPRLVGIVRGALTSVGMAPKDLVDATNTALEKGSPLGVDVTTFLQRIEFISEEWEVEIPVDQKAEWLYIPSSIELMKFPSSVAAAAKVFHHAGINWTVSTVAHEATNFGLFLQDREVSKELLRRVLRGAKELEVKTIIAPECGHAYQSMRFVAPNLFPSEWDLKVLNIVEFIYLMLEEGRLHIKKKVVDRITLHDSCQIGRRGGVLKEPRYILKLLAENFVDSVDMPEKNICCGGGGGVVVVRDADYHRQKAFLTKAELFDKTGVKNVACYCANCMLALNKSAQEFNRDYKFISIVELVADALEGGES is encoded by the coding sequence ATGATGAAGGTAGAGAAAACAGAAGAGATAGGTGAAAGAGAGGCGAGGTTGTTCTATGAATTCTGTGTCGCTTCTATAAACGCCGAAGTTGCTGCATATCTTGAGTCGTGCGTGAGATGTGGGTTGTGTGCTGAAGCCTGCCTCTTCTATATGGGAGAGAATATATCCGGTAAAATAGACCCGACACTAACACCAGCATACAAAGCCGATCTTCTCAGGGAGATATACAAAGAGAACTTCACTCTTTGGGGAAGGATCAAGAAGACTCTTGGAATGGGCGTAAAGATAGATGAGAAGGAGTTGAAAGAGCAGGTTAAGCTCGCTTTTTATACCTGCACTATGTGTGACAGGTGTACAAAGGTGTGCCCTATGGGTATAGATACACCAAGGCTCGTAGGTATAGTGAGAGGGGCTTTGACATCAGTGGGTATGGCACCTAAAGATCTTGTGGATGCTACCAACACGGCCTTGGAGAAAGGAAGTCCCCTCGGTGTGGATGTAACCACGTTTCTTCAGAGAATAGAGTTTATAAGTGAGGAATGGGAGGTGGAGATTCCGGTGGACCAAAAGGCTGAATGGCTCTACATCCCTTCTTCTATCGAGCTTATGAAATTCCCCTCTTCGGTAGCAGCTGCTGCAAAGGTGTTTCATCACGCCGGAATAAACTGGACAGTATCCACAGTGGCACACGAGGCCACCAACTTTGGCCTATTTCTTCAGGATAGAGAGGTAAGTAAGGAGCTGCTGAGGAGGGTACTACGCGGAGCTAAGGAGCTTGAGGTTAAGACGATTATTGCACCAGAATGTGGACATGCTTATCAATCCATGAGGTTTGTAGCCCCCAACCTGTTCCCTTCGGAATGGGACCTGAAGGTGCTCAATATAGTGGAGTTCATATACCTCATGCTGGAGGAGGGTAGGTTGCACATAAAGAAGAAGGTGGTAGATAGAATTACTCTACATGACTCGTGTCAGATAGGAAGAAGGGGAGGGGTTCTGAAAGAACCACGATACATTCTAAAGCTTCTGGCAGAGAATTTCGTTGACTCCGTAGACATGCCAGAGAAGAACATATGTTGTGGGGGAGGCGGTGGCGTTGTCGTTGTGCGTGATGCAGATTATCACAGACAGAAGGCATTCCTAACCAAGGCTGAACTCTTTGATAAGACGGGAGTGAAAAACGTAGCCTGTTACTGTGCTAACTGTATGCTTGCCCTTAACAAGAGTGCGCAAGAATTTAACAGAGATTACAAGTTCATAAGTATTGTAGAACTAGTAGCCGACGCTTTAGAAGGAGGTGAATCATGA
- a CDS encoding nickel-dependent hydrogenase large subunit: protein MIVRRSVLSRVEGTAQLILEWKEGRITDAKISIPSARGIERVLIGRPIMDALVINPRVCGICGHAHLMATVRAIEAIIPKLKVPEKAQLLRDITLSLEILQNHIKWFYLFVLPDFTVFFPQLSPQLEPFKGSRWRSAVTQASLIGRGIALLSGQYPHNSYAVPGGITSCPGEGDIVQVLQVLRSTKDFFLRNVVGMEEEDFLKIRQSGDWEMLRGDVGMFIQLCGDLGMMSTGVSYGTFFTGGEIFPCIKPGHHTGKKKVCFVNLSKITVRSSFPYSSASYVRYNGTPYETGPLARQLINSNPFVKRMYQKYGGSYLVRVLARVLEIWEIITILEQKLKRLLEVSHERSCVPQETAHLSGEGWGVVEAARGTLIHRLVADRGTIVGYQIITPSQWNLGPRCDRFLGVAERALLGLDNPVKAEMVLRSFDVCSVCTTH from the coding sequence ATGATAGTTAGAAGAAGTGTTCTCTCAAGAGTGGAGGGTACCGCCCAGCTAATCTTAGAGTGGAAAGAAGGGCGTATAACGGACGCAAAGATAAGCATTCCTTCAGCACGGGGTATAGAGAGGGTCCTCATCGGTAGACCCATCATGGACGCTTTGGTGATCAATCCACGGGTGTGTGGGATATGTGGTCATGCACATCTCATGGCTACTGTTAGGGCAATAGAGGCTATTATACCAAAACTGAAGGTACCCGAAAAAGCCCAACTCCTCAGGGACATAACCCTGTCCTTGGAAATACTACAGAATCACATAAAGTGGTTCTATCTCTTTGTACTGCCCGACTTTACAGTTTTCTTCCCTCAACTCTCCCCACAGCTGGAACCTTTCAAAGGTAGCCGATGGAGATCCGCTGTAACCCAGGCAAGCCTCATAGGTAGAGGAATAGCCCTCCTTTCTGGACAGTATCCTCACAACTCTTACGCCGTCCCTGGAGGTATAACCTCCTGCCCGGGGGAAGGGGACATAGTGCAGGTCCTTCAGGTACTTAGAAGCACAAAAGATTTTTTCCTCAGAAACGTTGTAGGAATGGAAGAAGAGGATTTTTTGAAGATACGGCAGTCGGGAGATTGGGAGATGCTAAGAGGTGACGTAGGGATGTTTATACAGCTGTGTGGGGATCTCGGTATGATGTCAACAGGCGTATCTTATGGTACCTTCTTTACGGGGGGTGAGATATTCCCCTGCATAAAACCGGGACACCACACAGGGAAGAAGAAGGTGTGCTTCGTAAATCTATCTAAAATTACAGTAAGGTCCTCGTTTCCTTATTCTTCCGCCAGCTACGTAAGGTACAACGGTACTCCCTACGAAACAGGACCGCTGGCTCGTCAGCTGATAAACTCTAACCCTTTTGTTAAGAGGATGTATCAGAAATACGGGGGAAGTTATCTCGTTAGAGTGCTGGCAAGAGTTTTGGAAATATGGGAGATAATAACGATCCTTGAGCAGAAACTGAAAAGACTTCTGGAGGTGTCTCATGAGAGGTCCTGCGTACCTCAAGAAACGGCCCACCTCTCCGGTGAAGGATGGGGTGTGGTAGAAGCTGCAAGGGGTACCCTCATACACAGACTGGTGGCCGATAGGGGAACCATAGTGGGATATCAGATCATCACACCCTCCCAGTGGAACTTGGGACCGAGGTGCGACAGGTTCTTAGGTGTTGCTGAAAGAGCCCTGTTGGGGTTAGATAACCCAGTGAAAGCAGAGATGGTGTTGAGGAGCTTCGATGTATGCTCAGTATGCACAACCCATTAG
- a CDS encoding DUF1641 domain-containing protein: MSHHVPDILKETDQSEQLVQLMEKLEVVNFFLATLEDFMKRTPFILESLSEEVIRFRERFRESEDGVRRSIELLSKLYELMEREDVARLLTSVFEAYTEVKENNYRTSITGVVRAMTDEDIQRALAFLLLTLKKMGQALGGRR; this comes from the coding sequence ATGAGTCACCATGTGCCCGATATACTGAAGGAAACGGACCAGAGCGAGCAACTTGTCCAGCTCATGGAGAAGCTGGAGGTGGTGAACTTTTTCTTGGCCACCTTAGAGGACTTCATGAAGAGGACGCCCTTCATACTGGAATCCCTCAGTGAAGAGGTTATAAGGTTCAGAGAGAGGTTCAGAGAATCGGAGGACGGTGTGAGACGCTCTATAGAACTTCTCTCAAAACTCTACGAACTTATGGAAAGGGAAGACGTAGCAAGGCTCCTCACTTCAGTTTTCGAAGCTTACACGGAGGTAAAGGAAAATAACTACAGAACCAGCATCACGGGTGTTGTGAGGGCTATGACCGATGAGGATATACAGAGAGCACTGGCTTTTCTACTGCTGACCCTCAAGAAAATGGGACAAGCACTGGGAGGAAGACGATGA
- the hypB gene encoding hydrogenase nickel incorporation protein HypB — MCKECGCSVNTHHHHHDAKSLEVVEKILSSNDRQAESNRRHFEEHGILAVNLMSSPGAGKTTLLEKTAELLGNELKIGVIEGDLETTRDADRLKAKGVPAYQITTGSACHLDAFMVHEGIHHLPLEDLDIVFVENVGNLVCPAVYNLGTHINVVLLSVVEGDDKPEKYPVMFRAADLMIISKIDLLPYVDFDVGRAVSSARKIKPGIDVIKLSTKTGEGLNEWIDYLRFKVKLYKGTAV; from the coding sequence ATGTGTAAGGAATGTGGATGCAGTGTCAACACCCACCACCATCATCATGACGCAAAGAGTCTTGAGGTGGTAGAAAAGATCCTTTCCTCCAACGATAGGCAGGCGGAGAGTAACAGGAGGCATTTTGAGGAGCACGGAATTTTGGCCGTAAACCTGATGAGCTCACCGGGTGCGGGCAAGACCACGCTTCTGGAGAAAACGGCCGAACTGCTAGGTAACGAGCTTAAAATAGGGGTTATAGAAGGTGATTTAGAAACCACAAGGGATGCGGACAGGTTGAAGGCAAAGGGCGTACCAGCGTACCAGATAACCACAGGTAGCGCGTGCCATTTGGATGCTTTTATGGTACATGAAGGTATACACCACTTACCTCTTGAAGATCTGGATATAGTGTTTGTGGAAAACGTGGGAAACCTTGTTTGTCCTGCCGTGTATAACCTGGGAACTCACATAAACGTCGTTCTGCTGTCGGTGGTAGAGGGGGACGATAAACCGGAGAAGTATCCGGTTATGTTCAGGGCTGCAGATCTCATGATAATCTCCAAGATAGATCTTCTCCCTTATGTAGACTTCGATGTAGGTAGAGCTGTAAGTTCTGCCAGAAAAATAAAACCTGGCATTGATGTTATAAAACTCTCCACCAAAACGGGTGAGGGCCTCAACGAATGGATAGACTACCTGCGGTTTAAGGTGAAGCTGTACAAAGGTACAGCAGTATGA